A genomic window from Hyla sarda isolate aHylSar1 chromosome 8, aHylSar1.hap1, whole genome shotgun sequence includes:
- the UBXN4 gene encoding UBX domain-containing protein 4 isoform X1, producing MSVVRDDVFQRFVIAVCPARSDRRQAGESLQAGDMLWFQGSIPEAIAAAKQRSSVFVVFVAGDDEQSTQMAESWGNEEVVRAATEGFVAIKIDSKSETCLQFSQIYPVVCVPSSFFIGENGIPLEVIAGSISAEELIAKITKVKQMNTEKNDWLAAETDVPNDSPVTGSTESCPVSESPSTESPPEETSCASPRTTPAQSDESPTEESKEVVKGASETPDDDTLKMERVMSKLEKKMEEKKKEEQEISISKEVERRKLGKDMLEYKRKQEDEQARRALEERNREKAEDKAARERIKQQIAQDRADRAARFAKTKEEQEAIRAAELQARQAEVEARKEAAQKERRTVARIQFRLPDGSSITNQFPSEVPLEEARQFAAQTVGNTYGNFSLATMFPRREFTKEDYGKSLLSLELAPSASIVLLPAGRPARAVVQSSDGGVLGFLGTLLYPLLAVWRFISSFLFSSPPPTQHTDRPGFTQQESASSSASSSSEPKREAVRKRVLEKRADEFKKEGKIYRLRTQDDEDENNTWNGNSTQQIQLQN from the exons ATGAGCGTCGTGCGTGATGACGTTTTTCAGCGCTTCGTCATTGCTGTATGTCCGGCTCGCAGTGACAGGAGGCAGGCAGGGGAATCACTTCAGGCCGGGGATATGCTGTGGTTCCAGGGATCCATCCCGGAGGCCATAGCCGCGGCCAAGCAGCGGAGCTCCGTGTTTGTGGTGTTTGTTGCCG GGGATGATGAGCAGTCCACGCAGATGGCAGAGAGCTGGGGGAATGAAGAGGTGGTGCGGGCGGCCACAGAGGGCTTTGTCGCTATTAAGATTGACAGTAAGAG TGAAACCTGTCTCCAGTTCTCACAGATCT ATCCTGTGGTTTGTGTTCCGTCCAGCTTCTTCATCGGAGAGAACGGAATTCCACTAGAAGTTATTGCCGGCAGCATATCAGCCGAGGAATTAATAGCAAAGATAACCAAAGTGAAGCAG ATGAACACAGAAAAGAATGACTGGTTAGCGGCAGAGACAGACGTACCTAATGATTCTCCAGTAACTGGTTCCACTGAATCCTGTCCTGTATCTGAGAGCCCATCTACAGAATCTCCCCCTGAAGAGACCTCATGTGCATCCCCAAGGACTACACCAG CACAAAGCGATGAATCGCCCACGGAAGAATCAAAGGAGGTAGTTAAAGGTGCCAGCGAGACACCTGATGATGACACATTAAAAATGGAAAG GGTTATGTCCAAGCTAGAAaagaaaatggaggagaaaaagaaGGAAGAGCAAGAG ATAAGTATCAGCAAAGAAGTTGAGAGAAGAAAACTGGGAAAGGACATGTTGGAGTATAAAAGAAAGCAGGAGGACGAGCAGGCCAGACGGGCTCTGGAGGAGAGGAACCGGGAGAAGGCTGAGGACAAAGCTGCCAGGGAACGGATTAAGCAGCAGATTGCACAG gaccgtGCTGATCGAGCTGCCCGATTTGCCAAGACTAAAGAAGAACAAGAGGCCATTAGGGCTGCTGAACTACAGGCGCGACAGGCAGAGGTGGAAGCCAGGAAGGAAGCGGCACAGAAAGAACGAAG GACTGTAGCCAGGATACAATTCAGACTTCCCGATGGCTCTTCCATCACTAATCAGTTCCCATCAGAAGTTCCCCTAGAGGAAGCCCGGCAGTTTGCTGCACAG ACGGTTGGAAACACCTATGGCAACTTTTCCTTAGCAACTATGTTTCCTCGAAGAGAATTTACCAAAGAGGATTATGGGAAATCTTTACTGTCTCTGGAACTCGCACCCAGTGCCTCAATAGTCCTCTTGCCG GCTGGAAGACCAGCGCGGGCCGTAGTGCAGTCATCGGACGGAGGGGTCTTGGGTTTTTTGGGCACCTTGTTATATCCCCTCCTTGCAGTTTGGCGGTTTATAAGCAGTTTCTTATTTAGTAGCCCACCCCCAACACAGCACACAGATAGGCCAGGGTTTACACAGCAAGAAAGTGCAAGCTCCTCGGCCTCCAGTAGTTCAGAGCCAAAGAG AGAAGCGGTTCGAAAAAGGGTTCTGGAAAAACGAGCCGATGAATTTAAGAAAGAAGGCAAAATCTAcaggttaaggacgcaggatgacGAGGATGAAAACAATACTTGGAACGGGAACTCTACCCAACAGAT ACAACTCCAAAACTGA
- the UBXN4 gene encoding UBX domain-containing protein 4 isoform X2 gives MSVVRDDVFQRFVIAVCPARSDRRQAGESLQAGDMLWFQGSIPEAIAAAKQRSSVFVVFVAGDDEQSTQMAESWGNEEVVRAATEGFVAIKIDSKSETCLQFSQIYPVVCVPSSFFIGENGIPLEVIAGSISAEELIAKITKVKQMNTEKNDWLAAETDVPNDSPVTGSTESCPVSESPSTESPPEETSCASPRTTPAQSDESPTEESKEVVKGASETPDDDTLKMERVMSKLEKKMEEKKKEEQEISISKEVERRKLGKDMLEYKRKQEDEQARRALEERNREKAEDKAARERIKQQIAQDRADRAARFAKTKEEQEAIRAAELQARQAEVEARKEAAQKERRTVARIQFRLPDGSSITNQFPSEVPLEEARQFAAQTVGNTYGNFSLATMFPRREFTKEDYGKSLLSLELAPSASIVLLPAGRPARAVVQSSDGGVLGFLGTLLYPLLAVWRFISSFLFSSPPPTQHTDRPGFTQQESASSSASSSSEPKREAVRKRVLEKRADEFKKEGKIYRLRTQDDEDENNTWNGNSTQQM, from the exons ATGAGCGTCGTGCGTGATGACGTTTTTCAGCGCTTCGTCATTGCTGTATGTCCGGCTCGCAGTGACAGGAGGCAGGCAGGGGAATCACTTCAGGCCGGGGATATGCTGTGGTTCCAGGGATCCATCCCGGAGGCCATAGCCGCGGCCAAGCAGCGGAGCTCCGTGTTTGTGGTGTTTGTTGCCG GGGATGATGAGCAGTCCACGCAGATGGCAGAGAGCTGGGGGAATGAAGAGGTGGTGCGGGCGGCCACAGAGGGCTTTGTCGCTATTAAGATTGACAGTAAGAG TGAAACCTGTCTCCAGTTCTCACAGATCT ATCCTGTGGTTTGTGTTCCGTCCAGCTTCTTCATCGGAGAGAACGGAATTCCACTAGAAGTTATTGCCGGCAGCATATCAGCCGAGGAATTAATAGCAAAGATAACCAAAGTGAAGCAG ATGAACACAGAAAAGAATGACTGGTTAGCGGCAGAGACAGACGTACCTAATGATTCTCCAGTAACTGGTTCCACTGAATCCTGTCCTGTATCTGAGAGCCCATCTACAGAATCTCCCCCTGAAGAGACCTCATGTGCATCCCCAAGGACTACACCAG CACAAAGCGATGAATCGCCCACGGAAGAATCAAAGGAGGTAGTTAAAGGTGCCAGCGAGACACCTGATGATGACACATTAAAAATGGAAAG GGTTATGTCCAAGCTAGAAaagaaaatggaggagaaaaagaaGGAAGAGCAAGAG ATAAGTATCAGCAAAGAAGTTGAGAGAAGAAAACTGGGAAAGGACATGTTGGAGTATAAAAGAAAGCAGGAGGACGAGCAGGCCAGACGGGCTCTGGAGGAGAGGAACCGGGAGAAGGCTGAGGACAAAGCTGCCAGGGAACGGATTAAGCAGCAGATTGCACAG gaccgtGCTGATCGAGCTGCCCGATTTGCCAAGACTAAAGAAGAACAAGAGGCCATTAGGGCTGCTGAACTACAGGCGCGACAGGCAGAGGTGGAAGCCAGGAAGGAAGCGGCACAGAAAGAACGAAG GACTGTAGCCAGGATACAATTCAGACTTCCCGATGGCTCTTCCATCACTAATCAGTTCCCATCAGAAGTTCCCCTAGAGGAAGCCCGGCAGTTTGCTGCACAG ACGGTTGGAAACACCTATGGCAACTTTTCCTTAGCAACTATGTTTCCTCGAAGAGAATTTACCAAAGAGGATTATGGGAAATCTTTACTGTCTCTGGAACTCGCACCCAGTGCCTCAATAGTCCTCTTGCCG GCTGGAAGACCAGCGCGGGCCGTAGTGCAGTCATCGGACGGAGGGGTCTTGGGTTTTTTGGGCACCTTGTTATATCCCCTCCTTGCAGTTTGGCGGTTTATAAGCAGTTTCTTATTTAGTAGCCCACCCCCAACACAGCACACAGATAGGCCAGGGTTTACACAGCAAGAAAGTGCAAGCTCCTCGGCCTCCAGTAGTTCAGAGCCAAAGAG AGAAGCGGTTCGAAAAAGGGTTCTGGAAAAACGAGCCGATGAATTTAAGAAAGAAGGCAAAATCTAcaggttaaggacgcaggatgacGAGGATGAAAACAATACTTGGAACGGGAACTCTACCCAACAGATGTAG